The window GAAAAGTCCCTGGCCAACAGGATTGAAGGGAAGGGCATAGGTATCTTCAATGAGATAGTTTTCAAGAAGGTCATCATCGGTGAGTGTTACTATTCCATCAGTTGATTCGTCCAGAGCCGGAATGCGGAATTTTACAATGCGATGACGGTTCAGGGGATTGTCATTATCCACAGTGTTTCCATAACCATATAGGTATCCGTTGTCGCGGTCAATAACCCATTGAAGTGCATAGCCGTAACGATGGTGAATGTCCTTAAAATAAATGGTTTGAACCAGGCTGGAAGAAGTCAAATCTTTGCCAATGCGTTCAACATAAAGCACATCCTTGTGGCCGTTAATGCTTTTGCGCTGACACTGGCTAACATAAAGTAACGGCAGTGGATCGGAGGGATCGTAAAATGTGTTGCTGAACGAAGCAACATTTGCATGATTGTTCTGGTTGTAACTGGCCAAATGGAAGGAGTTAGCCAGCTTCGTGAGCGTTTTTCCGTCGGTTTTGTAAATTGTGGCAATACCTGTGTTTTGGCAACTCACTATATAGTCACCCCATATATCCATACCTTGATAGCCTTCGTTAGTCACGCCTTGCCATTTGCCAATGTGTGTACATTTAAATGTGTTTTCCTGAAGATTAATCCGTTGGCCTGAATAACGGAATGGTTCCAAATCTTTCTGTTGCGCTAAACCTGGCAGGGTGATAAACAGCCCAACCAGAAGTATATTTATTCTTTTTATAATTATCATTTTGGTTATATTATAAATGTAAAGATAGAGCGAACTGAAAGAAAAAAAATGAAAAACTGAATTTTTTGAACAAAGGTGCCATTTCTAAAGGGCAGGCCAAAAAATAAAACAGGAGGAAAACCTTAAGTTCTCCTCCTGCTCAATTGTTCAGCCTGAAATCTTTATGATGAGTAATTTACAATTATGATATTCTATCAAACCTGTCGTGAATTAGTTGTAGGTATCGACTCTTAAAATCTTCACTCAAAAAACTTATTTGAATGAATGCCTGCCACTTTCCCTTTACCTTTTCCATTTTCGAAAAGATATTGGCCTGTTGCTTTGCCTCTAATTTTAGCGTAGTGAATGCATGTTCAAAATCATAGCGCTTGATACGCTTCTTTTTGCCATTCAATGTCAATGCGGCATCTTCGTCATCAGCAGGGTTAACTAACACTGTTGACAACATATCGTAAGCAGGAGCTAAGACTGGCATATTGGAAGAGTCATAAATCAAAGAGAAGTTTTTAAGGTGCATATCTGCATTGCCGGTAAGAAATGAAAACAATACGATTTCGCAAAAGTTTACGATATCCAAGCCGGGATTTGCAGAATATTTCAAAATGGCTTTTCCTATTTGTTCATAAGAAGCCTGATATTTATGCTCGGTTAACCGCTCTGTTAGTTGACACATATCCTCCATGTGCAATTTCTGAGTCCCTGTCCGATCGACACGTTTTGTTATATAAGCTAACTGACCCGATTTCAATCGAATCAAGGAATGTGGAACAATGTTTATTTTTGCAATTCTTGCCAGATGCATGGTCAAGTCTTCCACTTCTGGCATTTCTGGGTAATTCGCAGTTGGTGGTTTCAAAATATAGTTACCCCACAAGCCTACGATTGTAAAACGTTTCGGATCGGTTTTATGTCCTTTCCCCGTAAGGTTTAATGAAAGTTTAGGCTGTACCCCGGTAACTGTCGTTTGGCTTTGTATGATTTTCCATGCCAAATCATTCATTTGGCTTTCATCATATGGCAACTCCGGAGGTATATTTGTTCCGAATATCTTTTTACAACAAGAGGCATGAAAATCGACCTCTTGTTCCGATAATGGCTGATAGCAATACAGACAACGCATACGTATACTTATTTAGGCTCAATATCCAACGGTATAACACTAACAGCGCCGATACAATCTTTACAGCAGGCCATGAGCAATCCCATTCTATCACGCGGATCTAATTTCCAATTTGTTTCGGCAATATTTAATAACCAACCTTCAGGTATAAGTCCATCGAAGAACGGGAAGAGTATCAGA of the Bacteroidota bacterium genome contains:
- a CDS encoding HipA domain-containing protein, giving the protein MRCLYCYQPLSEQEVDFHASCCKKIFGTNIPPELPYDESQMNDLAWKIIQSQTTVTGVQPKLSLNLTGKGHKTDPKRFTIVGLWGNYILKPPTANYPEMPEVEDLTMHLARIAKINIVPHSLIRLKSGQLAYITKRVDRTGTQKLHMEDMCQLTERLTEHKYQASYEQIGKAILKYSANPGLDIVNFCEIVLFSFLTGNADMHLKNFSLIYDSSNMPVLAPAYDMLSTVLVNPADDEDAALTLNGKKKRIKRYDFEHAFTTLKLEAKQQANIFSKMEKVKGKWQAFIQISFLSEDFKSRYLQLIHDRFDRIS
- a CDS encoding HipA N-terminal domain-containing protein; the protein is MRKAEIRYNNDLAGWLTQDEDGFHFLYDQSYLASEKPMAVSLTLPLRSERYDSLILFPFFDGLIPEGWLLNIAETNWKLDPRDRMGLLMACCKDCIGAVSVIPLDIEPK